One Turneriella parva DSM 21527 genomic region harbors:
- a CDS encoding Ig-like domain-containing protein, producing the protein MLKTKFARTILTQVAALGLIMSTANCTGKTYSTFFQPFDLVFGARANSSTNIALLTATPLTNTRVMLTFSKPVTLASGQLVSNYRITAPNGNLLQILAASRDPNNSSIIFIDTLPQTSGTVYTATASNIVGVDGSSLGNSNSATFTAPTNADQTGPQFSSVSVIAGTTSATTLEVFFNEAVDRTSGETNTNYFVRANTCGGASTNVATAVRDVSNYAKVTLTTSTVLTVGTTYVVCGQTGLRDMWGNSNAAEFASAQFVYTAPTPRVLSAVSTSSTSVLVTFDQAMANAIQPTPAVNSTPLTTRANYAFTNCGALSASAATFSVVNSSQILLTGLTSGTAGTCTVTVNTAISSALGSALTAATNRAIFSYTSSAATDTTPPAVVGVTTTNSTTIVVTFSENVTGASIADFNLSPALNITNVSCTGNVCTLTTAEQSTTPYSLSITNNDGGIQDTATPANTLSTGSTTFTGDGAPYIVAIYPVDSSTVMVEWSEAIGPRSSIDDTTAGDGFDYTLSPLVATDISEVRLSPTGGAAGDYSPYVRISLATAMASGTTYTLAYSDVAPTGGQDATGNGLLTTVPNGGTFTGPTSTQAPRVTSASSNAATTVIVNFNETLNNATIDNGDFVLSGPVGCPAVVTGTPIQVSAGVVQLVVTTVSQAGPTTCTVTVNTVSDLAGNAIGGTNNSANFSYSGTDATDETSPTVVSVSALSNTQVRIYFSEPVNDSNGVNGGENFTDNYSFSPALSGSIASADCPSPYTYCTLTLSAPGTSAVQYALTVRNIEDRASPTPRIMSSQTVNFSGIGSSVTAPTLYQAVLINSTTVELSFTESMGLTSVECTSTGTCATKYTVTGGNSVSAAVRQADTTKVRLTLSPGAYGSSNSYTVTATGLTDTAGNIIGTPNSATFSGSATAPATASLAVASDTGTLGDNITGAAFPSPGLQFTGTTTANTTVVLYYSPTVSFTDAGDIVTLNGHGMSNGTPVTFSTIDLTTGVSINTTYYVVNSAANTFQLASLPGGAVLPLTTNGTGILRTPIQLATAVSNSSGNYTVSVTSNTNITQGSNQFNIATVGATGLVSDLSQTFSITYDSVAPGQPTNVTSTLADGTYGIGQVVDIRVTFPEVVLVTGTPQLTLATGTPATTAVNYASGSGTNTLIFNYTVVSGNMNADLNYDATSSLALNGGSIADAAGNAAVLTLPGLAAAGSLATNKALNINGVVSGTITYDQGGITTGPFRTGTLTITATYASAPGSAPTIAIDQQGTNDIAATAMSGGPNVFTYTYTVNAAGGANADGTATLTLSTPSVPATPTFVIDTTNPTAPAAITPPAYTNSTTATGVTYTNGADANFSTHNVRACTSNDCATGCLTATTDVASPVDVSGLSNGTAYYICLQSVDTAGNTSSYVASATTVTVDTTAPTAASGVTVPTYTTAANADVTFTAGTDTNITTSNVRMCTANDCTTGCVGATTGNSPANVSSLVDGTAYYGCVQSRDLAGNTSSWTASAATVTVDTTNPTAPSAVSVPAYSTSTSADITFTAGTDTNITTSNVRMCTSNDCSTGCVGATTSNSPATISSLVNGTAYYGCVQSRDLAGRTSAWVASAATVVIDTTAPTAATGVSVPSHVNTTSAAITFTAGTDTNITTSNLRMCTANDCTTGCVGATTGNSGTSVGSLVNGTAYYGCVQSRDLAGNTAAWVASAATVTVDTTVPTGYSVAIDQSYINNTNRTAVSFTFTGAEVGTTYNYTFSSSGGGTNVTGSGTVASAGQQLTGINLTGLNDGTVTLSVTLTDPASNVGTAATHTRVKDVVVPDITGYSTSGTSPVSSSAVNMTFSEDCASASVSWQSTSGTGHPSGPHVRTLTGSELNAGAKTNITFASNPLLDDTFYTIRWNCTDVAGNAAIERSVTGVEYSDVAPTITSALALDTNYNGKIDTYQVTFSKNISDSTFPGYVANALGTVTTDWLVAGYTSVRLIHGTAVTFATDTANDSVIYIRFNENVLDCNASTQTGCDTDAKPDLTTTATPGVTGGQAMAQVFVGTVTEADGAAPVTVRAVSLGATSLDVTFSEPMTATQANVAGNYTLTGGVTVSAAARDGANFRIVHLTTSTQTGGSSYTLTVNTTLRDLTNINLITNTNPTTGLPANQAQFNGVVDPVVASIVTTSATTLTITFNESVLATSAECANQTACALKYQNLSLPVLSSVSTAGAGNNSASYTLTVNPMIEGQAYTTTVLATQVQGVAAPAGRYVSSPNNSATFNGDGRPAVTISPDTQTQCPTPTNIPPSAPAATRVVVQYDQAVGATATTASNYKITGCITGTDCASGTGAPNSNGASVVTSMGGNKYAVDFTQSFDTDTSQYQLTITGVQDSNSNTIALPGTMSFRCGTDTTPPSLIGASVVAANAGSTVILLTFSESVDNVTANVAGNYKYDAQAYGTGVSTAARQSNTAQVQLTFVPALSNGGHQIRVQNVTDLQANIILDNGVNNVQPVIVNAPTGFTGGPVFSDPFGDGTTAGTIVIYDSKLYLGADSASTKLFEMNFGLTTAQTITLDADGTFGTPYSSFNGYATKWSGCASITYPGTPCSSSNTISGVDAIYAACVGGTSTPSMTGAACTAAGGTESMFIGALNTQGNYRSFWHTTTKSSSSTVFPFAEEWSGDTGGSFAYRSLNLIMFKDQIFVNFGAEQGGGGRGGRVCMKVGGCADGTAYLGYVGFPNMSRLTRIGAQSATTGALRRNGSFVGVTGYSGPGQVGDTATDVLNAISVMYEHDNDGAGGNESQLYLANGGFYSGTLGSARTTNSDGGIVRTILSRSTRSSLPLNCASGTSGCVEYYEDITPDALAKWNTYISIPFPQNSAITGSSNCATSLIEMDCVLPYNIFVPALKAIPYMRTAPNGDLYMLRNACSTTTLNRNGANGAGGFDFRTERQVCPKGYEVPQLWMLPKNCGTAAACAGAWLLVAEYGSTGKTNMASNTGSCGTSPNQCLSNTHATLLEFVGNYLYVGFDNATYGANVWRTDMTSVAQGSRPAETSFSIVNLPGIESGGGGTNQKIFSHVTVNDAGKDWLVIITRDGSNAMKIYRTANDQN; encoded by the coding sequence ATGCTTAAAACGAAATTCGCACGAACCATTTTGACGCAGGTGGCCGCACTCGGCCTTATCATGTCGACGGCGAACTGTACCGGCAAGACCTACAGCACATTTTTTCAGCCATTTGACCTTGTTTTCGGCGCTCGAGCGAATTCATCGACGAACATCGCGCTATTGACAGCCACCCCTCTGACGAATACGCGGGTGATGCTGACGTTTTCGAAGCCTGTGACTTTGGCTTCGGGGCAGCTTGTTTCGAATTACCGCATTACTGCTCCGAATGGCAATCTTCTGCAGATTCTGGCAGCTTCGCGCGACCCGAATAATTCAAGTATCATTTTTATTGATACACTTCCGCAGACATCTGGTACAGTTTATACGGCGACCGCTTCGAATATTGTGGGTGTGGATGGTTCATCTCTCGGCAACTCTAACTCTGCGACGTTCACAGCGCCGACAAATGCGGACCAGACAGGGCCGCAGTTCAGTTCAGTGTCTGTTATAGCAGGTACGACATCTGCGACCACTCTGGAAGTTTTTTTCAATGAAGCGGTGGATCGAACGAGCGGAGAGACAAATACGAATTACTTTGTACGTGCGAATACTTGCGGCGGTGCGTCGACGAATGTTGCCACTGCCGTTCGCGATGTGAGCAACTATGCAAAAGTTACCCTGACAACAAGCACTGTACTAACCGTTGGAACAACCTATGTGGTCTGCGGGCAGACAGGTCTTCGCGACATGTGGGGCAATTCAAATGCGGCAGAATTTGCTTCTGCACAGTTTGTCTACACGGCGCCGACGCCACGCGTGTTGAGCGCGGTATCGACTTCGTCAACTTCGGTACTGGTAACATTTGATCAGGCGATGGCGAACGCCATTCAGCCGACGCCGGCGGTCAACAGTACACCTCTGACGACACGCGCCAATTATGCTTTTACAAATTGCGGCGCTTTGTCAGCCTCTGCTGCGACATTTTCTGTTGTGAACTCTAGCCAGATTCTTCTAACAGGCCTGACTTCAGGCACAGCAGGAACCTGCACGGTTACGGTGAATACCGCGATTTCGTCTGCGCTTGGTTCTGCGCTGACAGCAGCGACGAACCGCGCGATCTTCAGCTACACGAGCAGCGCCGCGACCGACACGACACCGCCCGCGGTTGTGGGCGTAACGACGACAAACAGCACCACGATTGTCGTAACATTTTCAGAGAACGTGACAGGTGCGAGCATCGCGGATTTTAATCTGTCACCGGCTTTGAATATCACGAATGTCAGCTGCACAGGCAATGTGTGTACGTTGACGACAGCGGAGCAATCGACGACGCCATACTCTCTTTCGATCACGAACAATGACGGCGGTATTCAAGACACCGCAACACCTGCAAACACGCTTTCAACCGGCAGCACGACCTTTACCGGCGACGGTGCGCCTTATATTGTGGCAATCTACCCGGTTGATAGCAGCACAGTAATGGTAGAATGGTCAGAGGCGATCGGGCCACGGTCATCGATCGACGATACAACTGCGGGCGATGGTTTTGATTATACCCTATCACCATTGGTTGCAACGGACATATCTGAAGTAAGACTTTCTCCGACAGGTGGCGCTGCGGGCGATTATTCTCCATATGTCAGGATTAGCCTGGCTACGGCAATGGCGTCTGGTACGACCTACACGCTGGCATACAGCGATGTTGCCCCGACGGGTGGCCAGGATGCCACAGGCAATGGCCTTCTGACGACCGTACCGAACGGCGGTACATTTACGGGCCCAACTTCGACGCAGGCACCCCGGGTGACGAGTGCTTCGTCGAATGCAGCGACGACAGTTATTGTGAATTTTAATGAAACACTCAACAATGCAACGATTGATAATGGTGATTTTGTCCTTTCAGGCCCTGTTGGCTGCCCTGCAGTTGTAACAGGAACTCCGATACAGGTAAGCGCAGGTGTTGTTCAGCTTGTAGTGACGACGGTATCACAGGCTGGCCCAACGACGTGTACGGTAACTGTGAACACGGTTTCTGATCTTGCTGGCAATGCGATTGGCGGTACGAACAACAGTGCCAACTTCAGCTATTCTGGTACCGACGCTACAGATGAGACATCACCTACGGTGGTGTCAGTTTCTGCTCTTTCAAATACGCAGGTTCGTATTTATTTCAGCGAGCCGGTAAATGATTCTAATGGCGTGAACGGCGGTGAAAATTTTACTGACAACTACTCATTTTCGCCCGCGCTTTCAGGTAGTATCGCAAGTGCTGATTGTCCGTCTCCCTATACATATTGTACTCTGACGCTGAGTGCTCCTGGCACAAGTGCCGTTCAGTATGCGCTTACGGTACGAAACATTGAGGACAGAGCTTCTCCCACACCACGTATCATGTCCTCGCAGACAGTAAACTTCTCTGGCATCGGTTCATCGGTGACGGCACCGACGCTCTACCAGGCGGTGTTGATCAATTCGACGACTGTTGAGCTTTCATTTACAGAGTCGATGGGCCTGACTTCTGTTGAATGCACTTCAACGGGCACCTGCGCGACGAAGTATACAGTTACGGGCGGCAATTCTGTTTCAGCTGCAGTTCGTCAGGCAGACACGACGAAGGTACGCCTTACACTTTCACCTGGTGCTTATGGTTCTTCAAACAGCTATACGGTGACAGCGACTGGTTTAACGGATACAGCCGGCAATATAATTGGCACTCCTAATTCTGCGACTTTCAGTGGTTCAGCGACCGCGCCTGCGACAGCAAGCCTGGCCGTAGCTTCAGACACTGGCACTTTGGGCGACAACATTACCGGCGCTGCTTTTCCGAGCCCAGGCCTGCAGTTCACGGGCACCACGACTGCGAACACAACCGTAGTGCTGTATTATTCACCAACAGTTTCTTTCACCGACGCGGGTGATATTGTCACTCTGAATGGTCACGGTATGTCAAACGGGACGCCCGTGACATTTTCAACGATTGATTTGACTACCGGTGTTTCGATCAACACGACCTATTATGTCGTGAATTCTGCCGCCAATACGTTTCAGCTTGCGTCGCTGCCAGGCGGCGCCGTACTTCCGCTGACTACCAATGGTACGGGCATTCTGCGCACGCCGATACAACTTGCGACCGCAGTTTCAAACTCTTCAGGCAATTATACGGTGAGTGTCACGAGCAATACGAATATCACGCAGGGTAGCAATCAGTTTAATATAGCGACGGTCGGTGCAACCGGTCTTGTAAGCGATCTTTCACAGACGTTTTCGATCACCTATGATTCTGTGGCTCCGGGTCAGCCAACGAATGTGACATCGACGCTCGCTGATGGTACTTACGGCATCGGTCAGGTTGTGGATATTCGGGTGACGTTTCCCGAAGTTGTTCTTGTGACAGGTACGCCGCAACTGACGCTTGCGACGGGTACGCCGGCAACGACTGCAGTAAACTATGCATCGGGCAGCGGCACGAATACGCTGATTTTTAACTACACGGTCGTCTCTGGCAATATGAATGCAGATTTGAACTACGATGCAACGAGTTCGCTTGCCTTGAATGGCGGTTCTATCGCCGATGCCGCTGGTAATGCTGCAGTTTTGACGCTTCCGGGTCTTGCGGCCGCGGGTTCATTGGCCACGAACAAGGCTCTTAACATCAATGGTGTTGTTTCAGGCACTATTACCTACGATCAGGGTGGCATTACAACCGGGCCATTTCGCACGGGTACGTTGACGATAACGGCGACTTATGCATCAGCTCCTGGCAGCGCCCCGACTATAGCTATCGATCAGCAGGGCACGAATGACATTGCAGCCACGGCGATGTCCGGTGGTCCGAATGTGTTTACATATACCTATACCGTGAATGCCGCGGGTGGCGCCAATGCTGACGGTACTGCGACGCTTACTTTGAGTACTCCTTCAGTGCCGGCGACACCGACTTTCGTTATCGATACGACGAACCCAACCGCGCCTGCGGCTATTACGCCGCCTGCCTACACAAACAGCACAACCGCTACGGGTGTAACCTATACAAATGGCGCCGACGCGAACTTTAGCACGCACAATGTACGCGCATGTACGTCGAATGACTGCGCGACGGGCTGTTTGACAGCGACCACCGATGTGGCTTCGCCGGTCGATGTGAGCGGTCTTTCAAACGGCACTGCTTACTATATCTGTCTTCAGTCAGTTGATACGGCGGGCAATACTTCATCTTATGTGGCCTCTGCCACGACGGTAACTGTCGACACGACCGCGCCCACAGCGGCCAGCGGTGTGACAGTGCCGACTTATACAACGGCCGCCAATGCCGATGTCACGTTTACAGCCGGTACAGATACCAATATTACCACGAGTAACGTTCGTATGTGTACAGCGAATGATTGTACGACCGGCTGCGTAGGGGCCACAACAGGCAATTCACCGGCGAACGTGAGCAGCCTTGTGGATGGCACAGCGTATTATGGCTGCGTACAGTCGCGCGACCTTGCCGGCAACACTTCATCGTGGACAGCCTCCGCCGCGACCGTGACAGTTGATACGACAAACCCGACCGCGCCTTCAGCGGTTTCGGTACCTGCGTATTCGACTTCAACTTCAGCTGATATCACTTTTACGGCCGGCACAGACACGAATATCACGACGAGCAACGTTCGCATGTGTACTTCGAATGACTGCAGCACCGGTTGCGTGGGCGCGACGACCAGTAACTCCCCGGCAACGATCAGCTCTTTGGTGAACGGCACTGCTTATTACGGGTGCGTTCAGTCGCGTGACCTTGCAGGTCGCACCTCTGCCTGGGTAGCTTCAGCTGCAACCGTTGTTATCGACACCACGGCTCCGACTGCGGCGACTGGTGTTTCAGTACCGAGTCATGTGAACACGACTTCAGCAGCGATCACGTTCACGGCTGGTACTGATACAAACATCACGACGAGCAACCTGCGCATGTGTACGGCGAACGATTGTACGACGGGCTGTGTGGGTGCGACGACCGGAAACTCTGGCACTAGCGTCGGCAGCCTTGTGAACGGAACTGCGTATTATGGGTGCGTTCAGTCGCGTGACCTTGCAGGCAATACTGCTGCATGGGTGGCGTCTGCCGCAACGGTGACGGTTGATACGACTGTCCCGACAGGTTATTCTGTAGCGATCGATCAGAGCTACATCAACAACACCAATCGTACAGCGGTTTCTTTCACGTTCACCGGAGCAGAAGTCGGTACGACGTACAACTATACGTTTAGCAGCTCTGGTGGTGGTACGAACGTAACTGGTAGTGGCACTGTGGCTTCTGCGGGGCAACAGCTCACGGGTATCAACCTGACAGGCCTTAATGACGGCACTGTAACGCTGAGTGTCACGTTAACGGATCCTGCGTCTAACGTGGGTACCGCAGCGACACACACGCGCGTGAAAGATGTGGTAGTCCCTGACATTACGGGCTATTCGACATCGGGTACGTCGCCTGTATCGAGCAGCGCTGTGAATATGACTTTTTCAGAGGACTGCGCCAGCGCTTCTGTTTCGTGGCAGAGCACCAGCGGCACAGGCCATCCGAGTGGTCCTCATGTGCGCACGCTCACAGGCAGCGAGCTGAATGCCGGCGCAAAAACGAATATTACTTTTGCCAGCAACCCACTTCTTGACGACACGTTTTATACCATTCGGTGGAACTGTACCGATGTGGCCGGCAACGCCGCAATCGAGCGTTCAGTCACAGGTGTTGAGTATAGCGATGTGGCGCCAACGATTACGAGCGCGCTTGCCCTGGATACCAACTACAACGGGAAAATAGATACGTATCAGGTAACTTTTAGCAAGAACATATCCGATAGCACTTTCCCAGGCTATGTAGCCAATGCTCTGGGTACAGTTACTACCGATTGGCTGGTTGCAGGGTACACTAGTGTACGCTTAATTCACGGTACCGCCGTCACTTTTGCAACCGACACGGCCAACGATTCAGTAATCTACATTCGGTTTAATGAAAATGTTCTGGATTGCAATGCCTCTACGCAGACGGGTTGCGATACCGACGCAAAGCCCGACCTGACAACAACGGCTACGCCTGGTGTTACCGGCGGTCAAGCCATGGCCCAGGTATTCGTCGGTACCGTCACCGAAGCCGATGGCGCAGCGCCTGTGACGGTGCGTGCGGTGTCGCTTGGGGCGACGTCTCTTGACGTTACTTTCAGCGAACCTATGACTGCCACGCAGGCGAATGTAGCGGGTAATTATACGCTCACCGGCGGCGTAACCGTGAGTGCTGCGGCACGCGACGGTGCAAACTTTCGCATAGTTCACCTGACAACGAGCACCCAGACAGGTGGCAGTTCATATACTCTGACTGTCAATACCACGCTGCGTGATCTTACGAACATCAACCTTATCACCAATACCAACCCAACGACGGGCCTGCCCGCAAACCAGGCACAGTTCAACGGTGTTGTCGACCCTGTGGTTGCGAGCATCGTGACGACTTCAGCGACGACGCTGACGATCACGTTTAATGAATCGGTACTTGCTACATCCGCCGAGTGCGCGAACCAGACTGCCTGTGCGCTGAAGTACCAGAACCTTTCACTGCCTGTATTGTCTTCGGTTTCGACTGCTGGCGCGGGTAACAACTCTGCGAGCTACACTCTGACGGTGAACCCGATGATCGAGGGTCAGGCGTACACGACGACTGTACTGGCGACGCAGGTTCAGGGCGTAGCCGCGCCTGCGGGCAGGTATGTGTCGTCGCCCAACAACTCTGCGACGTTTAATGGTGATGGCAGGCCGGCGGTGACGATTAGCCCTGATACGCAAACGCAGTGCCCTACACCGACGAATATTCCACCCTCAGCACCAGCAGCGACGCGTGTTGTTGTTCAGTATGACCAGGCCGTGGGTGCCACGGCGACTACCGCCTCGAATTACAAAATTACCGGATGTATAACCGGCACCGACTGTGCGAGCGGTACAGGGGCACCGAACTCAAATGGTGCATCGGTCGTTACCAGCATGGGGGGCAACAAATATGCTGTCGACTTCACGCAATCGTTTGATACCGACACGAGCCAATACCAATTGACGATTACAGGGGTGCAAGATTCAAACAGCAATACGATTGCCCTGCCGGGCACGATGTCGTTTCGCTGCGGTACAGACACTACTCCTCCCAGCTTGATTGGCGCCAGCGTCGTCGCGGCCAATGCAGGGTCGACAGTGATTCTGCTGACATTCAGCGAATCTGTTGATAACGTTACGGCAAACGTGGCCGGTAACTATAAATATGATGCGCAGGCTTATGGCACTGGAGTTAGCACAGCCGCCCGGCAATCGAATACCGCACAGGTTCAATTGACCTTTGTACCCGCACTTTCGAACGGCGGTCACCAAATTCGGGTGCAAAATGTAACCGATTTGCAGGCAAATATCATTCTCGACAATGGTGTTAACAACGTGCAGCCGGTTATTGTGAATGCGCCGACGGGCTTCACCGGTGGCCCGGTGTTTAGTGACCCCTTTGGCGACGGCACAACCGCAGGCACGATTGTGATATATGACAGTAAATTATATTTAGGGGCGGATAGTGCTTCAACAAAGCTGTTTGAGATGAACTTTGGTTTAACGACGGCGCAAACGATTACCCTTGATGCAGATGGGACATTTGGTACGCCGTATTCTAGTTTCAATGGCTACGCGACGAAATGGAGTGGTTGTGCTTCAATCACGTATCCAGGAACCCCTTGTTCTTCAAGCAACACGATTAGTGGGGTCGATGCGATTTATGCCGCCTGCGTGGGGGGCACCTCGACGCCATCCATGACCGGTGCCGCCTGCACCGCTGCTGGAGGCACGGAGAGCATGTTTATCGGCGCTCTGAATACTCAAGGTAACTATCGCTCTTTTTGGCATACCACAACAAAATCCAGCAGCAGCACCGTATTCCCTTTCGCTGAAGAATGGTCTGGGGATACTGGTGGCTCCTTCGCCTATCGTTCGCTCAATTTGATCATGTTCAAAGATCAGATATTTGTCAACTTTGGTGCAGAACAGGGCGGTGGCGGTCGCGGTGGCCGGGTTTGTATGAAGGTCGGCGGTTGCGCTGATGGCACGGCCTATCTTGGCTATGTTGGTTTTCCAAACATGAGTCGGCTAACTCGGATAGGGGCGCAGTCTGCGACAACAGGTGCCCTGAGGCGCAATGGTTCTTTCGTTGGCGTTACAGGCTATTCTGGCCCTGGCCAGGTTGGCGATACCGCCACGGATGTACTCAATGCCATCAGCGTGATGTACGAACATGACAATGATGGCGCCGGTGGGAATGAATCGCAGTTATACCTCGCCAATGGAGGTTTTTATAGCGGCACGCTCGGGTCAGCCCGGACAACTAATTCGGATGGGGGGATTGTCCGAACTATACTCTCAAGGTCGACACGCTCGTCCTTGCCGTTGAATTGTGCTTCGGGGACATCGGGATGCGTCGAATACTATGAAGATATTACGCCTGATGCGCTTGCGAAGTGGAACACATATATCTCGATCCCTTTCCCACAGAATTCCGCGATTACTGGGTCAAGCAATTGCGCAACAAGTTTGATAGAAATGGACTGTGTGCTGCCCTACAATATTTTTGTGCCAGCACTTAAAGCAATCCCTTACATGCGCACTGCTCCAAATGGAGACTTGTATATGTTGCGTAATGCTTGTAGCACCACGACTCTAAATCGCAACGGTGCGAACGGCGCGGGTGGGTTTGACTTCCGTACGGAGCGACAGGTTTGTCCGAAAGGCTATGAAGTCCCGCAACTCTGGATGCTACCCAAGAACTGCGGTACTGCCGCGGCCTGTGCCGGTGCATGGCTGCTCGTGGCAGAGTACGGGTCTACGGGGAAGACAAACATGGCCTCAAATACGGGCTCATGCGGTACTTCGCCGAACCAGTGCCTTTCGAACACCCATGCAACCCTGCTTGAATTCGTCGGCAACTATCTCTATGTGGGCTTTGATAACGCAACGTATGGGGCAAATGTGTGGCGAACTGACATGACTTCGGTTGCGCAGGGTTCAAGACCTGCCGAAACCAGCTTCTCTATTGTGAATCTTCCTGGCATCGAATCAGGCGGCGGCGGTACGAACCAGAAGATTTTCAGCCATGTGACCGTGAACGATGCAGGCAAAGATTGGCTCGTGATCATCACCCGCGACGGTTCGAATGCGATGAAAATCTACCGCACCGCGAACGATCAGAATTAA
- a CDS encoding DUF1858 domain-containing protein: MENSGAVTEAETTTETKPQFTGQTTVGEALRIHPEAGLVLASFHLGGCSHCGINEIETLEQICMGYGVPLDALLASMNALLED; encoded by the coding sequence ATGGAAAACAGTGGTGCCGTCACCGAAGCAGAAACGACAACAGAAACCAAACCCCAGTTCACGGGCCAGACGACGGTAGGCGAAGCGCTGCGCATACACCCAGAAGCAGGCCTCGTGCTCGCGAGTTTTCACCTCGGCGGCTGTTCACACTGCGGCATCAACGAAATTGAGACGCTCGAACAGATCTGTATGGGTTATGGCGTTCCGCTCGACGCACTTCTGGCGAGCATGAACGCACTTCTTGAAGATTGA
- the tnpA gene encoding IS200/IS605 family transposase: protein MNTRNKWDLLYHLVFGTKSKAAFLTPEVITDLQLLFAIKVKELRGDILACGGHEDHVHLLVSMPPRVSVSELVKNLKGYSSFMRPDIIWQRGFGAFTVDRRSVDAIIKYIQNQENHHGRK from the coding sequence ATGAACACACGCAACAAATGGGATCTGCTGTATCATCTCGTCTTCGGCACAAAGTCGAAGGCCGCGTTTCTGACCCCTGAAGTCATAACCGACTTACAACTTTTGTTCGCGATCAAGGTGAAAGAACTGCGTGGCGACATTCTGGCCTGCGGCGGCCACGAAGATCATGTTCATCTCTTAGTTTCGATGCCGCCTAGAGTATCCGTTTCTGAACTTGTCAAGAACCTCAAAGGTTACTCATCGTTCATGCGCCCCGATATCATCTGGCAACGCGGCTTCGGCGCCTTCACAGTCGATCGCCGTTCGGTCGACGCGATCATCAAATATATTCAGAATCAAGAAAATCACCACGGTAGAAAATAA
- a CDS encoding IS30 family transposase: protein MRPYVQLSNDERLRIEESLAEGLKASQIARNLKRHPSTIFREIRRNSMPRHYSARCARDEARKRQTNTNAAKVTPELWSEIGASLKSTLSPEQIAGRMRLERFDGVCMQTIYNHVRKKSGTSNFYRLCLRRKGKPYKRKVRIEAENKGFFRIHDLPAEALTRRKPGYWEGDLVEGKMGTGQIATFVERHSRYLLAAKLERKLVTQFNAAARDLFADIDNERLRGIIYDRGTEMSGYRDLQQVLNCGIYFCDPGSPWQRGTNENTNGLLRESFPKGTDFRRIDQEQVDAALKLLNNRPRKRLNYRTPAEVYFRSPIALRFGM from the coding sequence ATGCGACCCTACGTTCAACTATCAAATGATGAAAGACTGCGTATAGAAGAAAGCCTTGCTGAGGGCCTCAAGGCCAGCCAAATCGCCAGAAATCTTAAGCGACACCCGAGCACTATTTTTCGAGAGATTCGGCGTAATTCAATGCCACGACATTACAGCGCGCGGTGCGCCAGAGACGAGGCGCGAAAGCGCCAGACTAATACCAACGCCGCGAAGGTTACACCAGAGCTTTGGTCAGAGATCGGAGCATCGCTCAAGTCGACGCTGTCACCAGAACAGATCGCAGGCCGCATGCGCCTAGAACGTTTCGACGGTGTCTGCATGCAGACGATTTACAATCATGTGCGCAAGAAATCCGGCACATCGAATTTTTATCGCCTGTGCCTGCGCCGCAAAGGCAAACCATACAAGCGCAAAGTGAGGATTGAGGCTGAAAACAAAGGGTTTTTTCGCATTCACGACCTGCCAGCCGAAGCTTTGACGCGACGCAAACCCGGCTACTGGGAGGGCGATTTGGTCGAGGGTAAAATGGGCACCGGGCAGATTGCAACTTTCGTCGAAAGGCATTCGCGTTACTTGCTCGCGGCGAAACTGGAGCGCAAATTGGTGACACAGTTTAACGCTGCAGCGCGCGACCTATTCGCCGACATCGATAACGAACGGCTGCGGGGTATCATTTACGATCGGGGCACCGAGATGAGTGGCTACCGCGACCTGCAGCAAGTGCTGAACTGCGGCATCTACTTTTGTGACCCCGGCTCGCCATGGCAGAGAGGTACGAACGAAAACACGAACGGCCTGCTGCGCGAGTCTTTTCCCAAAGGCACAGATTTTCGGCGCATCGACCAGGAACAGGTTGACGCAGCGCTTAAATTACTAAATAACCGACCACGCAAGCGGCTGAATTACCGAACCCCGGCCGAGGTCTACTTTCGCAGCCCTATCGCACTTCGTTTTGGAATGTAA